The sequence ttagccaggatggtctcgatctcctgacctcatgatccgcccgtctcggcctcccaaagtgctgggattacaggcttgagccaccgcgcccgaccttttttttttttttttgagacagagtttcgttctttttgtccaggttggagtgcaatggcgcgatctcagctcaccgcaacttctacttcccaggttcaagcaattctcctgcctcagccttccgagtagctgggattacaggcatgtgccaccatgcccggctaattttgtatttttagtagagatagggtttctccatgtttgtcaggctggtctcaaactcctgacctcaggtgatccacccaccttggcctcccaaattgttgggattacagacatgaaccactgtgcccagtcaatatattttaataaattagccagacattctggcatgcctctagtcccagctatttcggaggctgaggtgggaggatcacttgagtctgggaggtggaggttgcagtgagctgtgatcatgccgctgcacggtgacaaagcaagatgctgtgttaggaggaaaaaaaaagaaagaagcagacacTGGCAGAGCCTTGGGGAAGAAAACAGTGAATGAGAGGGACCCAGGGGCCCGTGTGGACCCACAGGGCTGGGATCTTCCTCACCTAGCTGGCCCTCCACCAGCTTCCTCCTTGCAGTTCTCTTCCCACCGCTGATGCTCCTTGCTCTCCCCCAAGGGCTGTGGCTCCTGGTCTTTGCACTTCACATGGGGCACGTCCACCTGCGAGCACAGTCaggagggaggccaaggagggaggataaGGAGTGAACAGATCGTCCTCCTGCCGACCCTTCAACCCTGGGCACCTCTATGTGCCGCTGCGGGACGGTGGGGACCCGCAGGAGAgacaggcagggctgggcaggtgCCATGAGGGCAGGGGCGTGGGGTGAAAGGACACTCTGTCCCTAGGGGACACCTGGACACCAGACCTAGAGCGGCCGGGTGAGGGCAGGACTGTAGGAATGTAACTGGGGGACCTGGGCTCCTAACTGGTATGTGTGTTGGCTGGAGTCCTTTCAGAAAGAAGAggtaggagaaaagaaatgaggctgggcgtggtggctcacgcctgtaatcccagcactttgggaggccgaggcgggcggatcacgaggtcaggagttcgagaacagcctgggcaatatggtgaaaccccgtctctactaaaaatacaaaacttagctgacgTGGTTggggcatgcctataatcctagctacttgggagaaaagaaatgaaagaaacgGGTGCGGTGCGTGGGTTTTTGTGCCTTTCTCTACTCCATTTCGGCCACGCGCCATGTGTGGAAATCAGACCGTCAGTGCGTCAGTCAGGGCCGGGTTCAGTCAGTCAGGAAATTTGGGGCCAGGCCTGATGAGAGGCAGCCCCAGTAGCAAAGGACAAGCGGCGGGGCTCAGGTCCGCTGGAGAAGGCTGGGATCGCAGCCGTTCCCTGCCCATCTGTCCGCCCGCCCCACGCGCGCGAAGGAAACAAGCGCCGCGTACTCCCTGTCGCTCCATTACGTATTTTCCCGCCTTCAAGCTCGTACCATCTGCGCATGCGCCGACCCGCCCCTGGTGAGCTCCGCGCCGGCGCGTGCTTGTTGTGCGACTCGTGCTCCCAGCCCCGCCCCCTTTGAGAACTTGCGCGGCCAATGGGGCGGGGCCGACCGTTAAGCAGCAGTTTCGTGGTCCTGGGGCTGCGCGCGCAATAGGCGCTGCTGGATAACAGGAGGCTAAGCTCTGTGTGCCCGTGTGTGCCCCTGTGAGGCTCCGGGGTCACACGCAGCGCTCAGGTTATAGGGATCTCAGAGAGTCCTGTATTTATTCTGTACATCTAACTTCATCCACTCTGCCTTGGAAAATATTctcaataacaatttttttttttttttttttgagacaaggtcttggtctgtcgcccaggctggagtgcagtggtgcgatcatggctcactgcagcctcgacctcccaggtagctgggactaccagtgtcATCCACCacgctcttttatttatttatttattttcagacagagtctcgctccgtcacccaggctgcagtacagtggagcgatctcggctcactgcaagctccgcctcccgggttcacgccattctcctgcctcagcctcctgagtagctgggaccacaggtgcccgccaccctgaggcagaatcgcttgaatctgggaggcagaggttgcagtaagctgagatcatgccactgcactccagcctgggtgacagagtgaggctccgtctcaaaaataaataaataaacacatatacacataattatatatattttttcctgtagaAATGAGAATTCTCTGTGCTgagcccaggctgatctccaacttctgggctcaagccatcctcccatcttggtttcccaaagtgctgtctcaaaaaaataagaaattatctgacctacCCTAGtgactgtaggtcataagacctCCGTTTCAAAGAAGTTTCTGCCCCACACAAGGCCTACCTATGTAGATTTTTCTTGGTCTCTCTGAGCATGCATTCCTGAGATtccaagaagaatctagacaaACAGGCCTTGCAGGCTTTCCCGACTCAACCTATTAGTATTAGACaacccccccacctttttttttgagtcttgctctgttgtcctggcgacactggagtgcagtggcgagatctcaactcactgcaaccttggcctcccgggttcaagcgattctcagccaaccgagtagctgggattacagatgcaccatgcccagctaatttttgtatttttagtagagatggggtttttccatgttgcccaggctggtctcaaactccaggcctcaagtgatccacccgcctcagcctcccaaagtgttgggattacaagcgtgaaccacaaCACACCCTTTTTGTCCAATTAGATTTCTACCTGGGTGTTCAAactttgttgaacctaagcataagACACTTTtcattaatcaggcatggtggcaggcacgtataatcccagctatttaggaagctgaggcaggagaatcccttgaggctgcagtgagccaagatcacccgtACACTCCAGCCCAgtcaacagagccagactccatctctaaacaaaAGTTTCCCCTTATCtctgggtcttcattctgaaggcttgTCAGGTAACACTATGATCAAATACATTCGTAttccttttctcttattaatctgccttttgtcagtaaTTTTTAGTGAAACTTCAGAGAGCAATAAGGAAGCTTTCTCTTCATCCCTACACAGCCGAGGTTCAGATTTGATGGAAATGGCAACAGATTCCAGGGTACTTATGTTTATTTAgacacataaatatgtatttatttaatgacagggtctcactgtgttgcccaggctggagtgcagtggtgtaatcacggctcattgcagcctcgacctcccaggctaaaCTGATCTACCTGTCtctggagtacctgggattataggcatgagccaccatgctgagctaatttttgttttttggggacaGGTCTCTCTCtggcctatgctggagtgcagtggtgtgatcttggctctctacaacctccacctcctgggttcaagcgattctcccacctcagcctcccaagtagctgggactacaggtgcctgccaccatgcctaattttttttttttttttttttttttttttttgagacggagtctcgctctgtcacccaggctggagtgcagtggccagatctcagctcactgcaagctccgcctcccgggtttacgccattctcctgcctcagcctcccgagtagctgggactacaggcgcctgccacctcgcccggctaagtttttgtatttttagtagagacggggtttcaccgtgttagccaggatggtctcgatctcctgacctcgtgatccgcccgtctcggcctcccaaagtgctgggattacaggcttgagccaccgcacccggcgttttttttttttttttttgaaacaagagtcttgttgtgtcacccaggctgtagtgcagtggcacaatcttggctcactgcaacctctgcctcttggttcaagtgattctcgtgcttcagcctccagagtagctggaactacaggcgctcgccaccatgcccagctgattttttttttttttttttgtatttttagtagagatgggttttcactgtgttggccaggctggtcttgaactcctgacctcaagtgatctgcctgccttggcttcccgaagtgttgggattacaggcgtgagccaccatgcctggcctaatttttttatttttagtagagatgtggtttcacctctttggccaggctgttcctgaacttctgacctcaagtgacccacccacctcagtctcccaaaagttctgggattacagaagtgagacACTATGCCTGGTCCAGTACCCAGATTTTTGACCATCAAGTGGCACACTGAGCTAGGGGGACCCAACAAGACATGTCACCCCTAAGGAAAGCCACCAGATGGGGGCAACTGCCCACTTTATTAGACAGTAGGTGGCCCACAGGTCTCCTCAAGGCCCACCCTCACAGTGGACACACCACACAGGACAACAGAAGGAACCTGCTACCTGGTCCTCTGTCCCTGGGATTCTGGTTCTGGGACAGGTGGGAAAGAGAAAGGTGGGGGCTGGCCTCACAGAGGCCTCATAAATACAAGGTCACTGGCCAGGGATGCAAAGGAGTGCAGCAGCAGGGACTCAGGGAGGATGAGCTGTCCTAGACTGGCCCATGTCACGCAGCCTCCTGTGTGGGAGGGGGCCTCGGCTCAGCATCCAGGCGGCACAGGGGACTGTCGTACACCATCTGCAGGTTTACCTTGTGGCCCACCAGGTCCCGGATGTTGTTGATGCCATATTTGATCATCGTTGGGCTTGTAAGAAAGGGAACAGAGTTTACCATGAGGTCAGCACATGCACTCTTTGGCTTAGGATGGCTCCCATCTTCCTCAGAGGAAAAGTTCAAGTTCTCCCCATGACCCATAGGGCCCTGCGCCAACTGCTCTATCACCTCTCACCCTCTGCCTTCAGCCACACCAGCCTACTCGTGCTTCTCCTAATACAAAAGGCACATTCCCACTTCTGGGCCTTTGAACTGTGACCACTACCTAGAACACCCTTCCCCAGATACTCTCACAGTTTACCCCTTTATCTACCTCCAGATTTTGCTAAGATGGCACTTCTTCCTCCATGATGCCTTCACTGACCACGTAGTTGCCTTAGCCCTCCCTATACCACTTACTGCCCTGGTACACACTTGTGTCTTTATTTGCTGAGtgcatttgttttttgagacatagtctcactctataacctagggtggagtgcggtagcacaatctcggctcactgcaacctccacctcccaggttcaagtgattctcatacctagGCCTCATGAGTACCTAGGACTAGGACTACAGACGCACGCAAcagtgcccggctaatttttgtagttttagtagagacgggagatagagtcacactctgttgcccaggctagaatagagtgcagtggcatgatcttggctcactgcagcctctgcctcctgggttcaaacaattctcctgcctcagcctcccaagtagctgggattacaggcacctgccaacacacctggctaatttttatatttttattagagacgaggttttgccatgttggtcaggctggcctcaaactcctgacctcaggtatacacctgcctcagccacccacagtgctgggattatatgcatgtgccaccacgcctggcctgtttttattctttgtagagatggagacttgctctattgcccaggttgacctcaaactcctggctcagacaatcctcctgccttggcctcccacagcactgggagctaccacacctggcctgatatGCTTGTTGGTCTTGCTAGTTATCATCCTTCTCGCTCCACTGGGACCCCAGGTTCAAAGGCAGGGACATGAGCTGTCATGTTCACAGCACGGGGCCGGGTGTTCAGTTTGTGCTTACTATGAAAGTTTTGTccattggatgaatgaatgggtggtgCTGAAACCACGCAGGCCCCTATGCCTGGAGAGTTGTTTGAGGCAGCTGGACACCCAGAGTTTCCACCTGGGCACTTACCGCTCCAGGGAGAGGCCCCAGGCAATGACCGACACATTCTCGGGAAGCCCCATGGGCAGCAGCATCTCTGGACGGAAGACCCCCGAGTTTCCGACCTCCACCCACTTCTTCAGGCCTGTAGGGGCAGGACAGAGAAGACAGGGGCAGCGCGTGTTGAGTTTCTGGGCACTGCTGGTACAGGTTCTGAGTCTGGTGGTGAGCTTGGGAGGTGGGGTACAGGTGTGGCGGTGGGGTACAGGTGTGGCAGTGAGGGGACCCAGGCTGAACCATGGTAGCCTGagacctccctcccaccccagtaCGAGGGCCCACCCTGACCTTGGTGGTAGCTGAACACCTCCATGCTGGGCTCTGTGTATGGGTTGTAGGCTGGCTTGAAGCGGAGTTGCGTGATACCTGCAGGGAGTAGGGGCGGGCAGGAGAGCAGGGGTTTGGAGGATAATGCTGGTGATCAACACACCCGCCTGCTGCCGCACCACCGctgcccacccctgccccccTGCTCACCCAGCTTGGTGAAGAACTCCCGCAGAACGCCCATGAGGTGGCCCAGGGTGAGGCCGtgatccgccaccacaccctcgATCTGGTGGAACTCAGCCAGGTGCGTGGCGTCCAGGGTCTCATTCCGGAATACGCGGTCGATGGAGAAGTACTTGACCGGCGTGAAGGGCTTCTAGGGGTGACAACCGAGCCAGGCCCAAGTATGGGTCAGAAGGTCCCTTTGACAGCACCCTCTCCCCACTCTGGCCCCCACCTGGGCCAACCGCACCTTTTGGGCAAGGCGATAGAGTGCACGGGCGCTGGCTGATGTGGTGTGGGTACGAAGTAGGTTTTTCCGGGCCTCATCCAGCTTCCAGGTATACTTGTACCTTCAGGAGGGAAGGTGGGAAGTCCATGCAATGGCCCAGGGGTCCCCAGCTTCCTTCCCTTCCATACCAGGTGAGTCCTGCCTCACCCCTGTGAGCCGTAGCCGCCCTGAGAGTGGGTCCGCTTGACCCGCTGGACGTAGTCCATTGGGAGCTGCAGGGCCTCAGCTGGATCTGGGCAGGACAGAGCAACATCAGGTCAGTCAACGagcatttccctttctttttttttttttcagacagggtctcactttgttgcccagactggagtgcagtggtgcaatctgggcttactgcaacctctgcctcccaggttcaagcgattctcgtgcctcagttttctcatttgtgtgtatttttttcttttttttttttttttttttgagacggagtcttgttcgaTCACCTCAGCTaaagtgcaatggctcaatcttggctcactgcaacctcccaagtagctggtattacaggtgcccgccaccacacctgggtaacttttgtatttttagtagaggtggggtttccccatgttggtcagggtggtctcgaactgctgacctcaggtgatccacccgcctcagccttccagagtattgggattataggcgagagccactgcacctgggctttatttatgtacatatgtatgtatgcatttatttatttattttgaggtacagtctttttttttttttttttttttttttgagacagagtctcgctctgtctcccaggctggagtgcagtggcgcgatctcggctcactgcaagctccgcctcccgggttcacgccattctcctgcctcagcctcccgagtagctgggactacaggcgcccacaaccgcgcccggctaattttttgtatttttagtagagacggggtttcaccgtggtctcgatctcctgaccttgtgatccgcccgcctcggcctcccaaagtgctgggattacaggcgtgagccaccacgcccggcttgaGGTACAGTCttgctccacctcccgggttcacgccattctcctgcctcagcctcctgagtagctagggctacaggcgcccaccaccacacccggctaattgtttgtatttttatagtagagacggggtttcatcatgttagccaggatggtcttgatctcctgaccttatgatccgcccgcctcggcctcccaaagtgctaggattacaggcgtgagccaccacgcctggccctaacATGGAATCTTGcgccactgcccaggctggagtgcagtggcacactctcggctcactgcaacctcctcctcccaggttcaagcaattctcctgcctcagcctcccaagtagctgggattacagaagtgtgccaccacacccagctaattttttatatttggtagacatggggttttaccatgttggccaggctggtctcaaactcctgacttgaagtgatctgcctgcctgggcctcccaaagtgctaggattatgccactgcgcctggccttttgttttcttttttttaaggtatagagtcttgctctgttgcttggcctgcagtgcagtgatgcaatcatagctcactgcagcctcaaactcccaggctcaagcaatccttcaccttagcctcctgagtagctacaactacaggcatgcaccaccatgcccagctaattttttttgtaagatggggtctttctatgttgctcaggctgatctcaaactcctgggctcaagcaatcctcctcccttagcctcccgaaCAGTGGGATTATacccactgagcctggccaagtttccttctttgtaaaaaGGGGTAATAGTAGTGCTTCCAGTAGTTGGCAGGAAGATTCGAATAGTGGCTAGCATGTGATGAGTGCTTAGTAAGTTTTGGGTGCTATGACAATGATGACAAGAATGATGTTGCTCCTCCTGGCCAGGTAAGTCGGCACCCAATGACCTCAACTGCCCTCTTGGTCAGGAAGGCCACCCCATTGTGGGAAGTCATTCCATTCCGGACAGTGCTAAGggcaatgaaagaaagaaatgtgacaGAAGAATAAACACTAGGGGTGAAGGGCTTCTGTAGAACTGGGGGTGAGCCTGGGAGTGTTAGGCTGGCCTGTCTCTGGTGACACGTGAGCagaggtttgaggctgcagccTGCCTTGAAGATCTGGGAGAAAACAGCTCTCAGCTAAAGACAGAATATcagcaaaggccctgaggtgtgCACAGCCTGGAATGCTCAAAGAAGACATGCAGGCAGGCAGGGTgtaggggctcacacctgtaatcccagcactttgggaggctgaggcaagaggactgtttgagctcaggagttcgagactagtctgggcaacatagaacaagacaaaacaatacaaaaatacacTAATTTTTAGCTAGGcgtggtcgctcatgcctgtaatcctagcactttgggaggccgaggcaggaggaatacttgaggtcaagagttcaagaccagcctggccaacatggcgaaaccctgtctctactaaaaacacaaaaattagccgagcatggtggcgggtgcctgtaatcccagctactcaggaggctgaggcaggagaatcgcttgaacctgggaggtggaaattgcaatgagctgagatcgtgccactgcactctagcttcagcgacagaatgagactctgtctgaaaaaaacagccaggtgcagtggctcacgcttgtaatcccagcactttgggaggctgaggcaggccggagcttgagaccagcctggccaacatggcgaaactccatctctactaaaaatacaaaaattagccgggcatggtggtacgagcctgtaatcccagctactcgggaggctgaggcaggagaattgcttgaacccgggaggcagtttgcagtgagccaagatcgtgccactgcactccagcttgggcgacagagtaagaccctgtctcaaaaaaaaaaaaaagactggaggtGATATAATGAGAACAGAGCTTGACACATTCAACAAGGATGgactttaattaatttttttagaggtaGACTCTTCCCTAGGTTGCCTgagctggatttgaactcctgggctcaagcaatcctcctgccttggcctcccaaatagctgcactacaggtgcacaccaccatgcccagttctaGACCTAATTTGATAAAATGGGATGCCCATCCTGTAAAGGCTCTACCCTGGCGCCTGGTGTCTCTCATGTCTCAGGGAGGCCCTAGGGGCTGACCCACCTCGAAGGAAGAAGGTATCATGCTGGTCACGGGCTGGGTGCTGCTGGGGCTGGAAGAGGGCGTCAAAGTTCCAGAAGGAGCTCTCAATGAAGTTATCGGTCGGCATCTCGGTGAACCTGGTGGGAGACGCGGCCTGACTACCCCTGCCTGTACCCAGCAGCAGCACCaggccctgcccccagccctgtgcTCACCCCATCTCCAGGAAGATCTGTCGGAACTGGGAGCGGACCTTGAGCAGGGGGTGAAGGTGACCGCTGTCGGGGAGGACACCGTGGGCCAAGAAGTTGTAGGGCTTGAAGGGCCGGTCCCGCCAAGAGCCACTGGGGGAGGATGCAAGGGCCTGGTAAGGGCTGCCCGTCCCCGCCCCCTGCCCCAGCTCCCATCCGCCCTGACCCTGGGGTTGACCCCTACCTAGAGATCATCTCTGGGCTCAGTTCTGTCTCTTGCTTGGAGATGCTGGTACTAAAGGCACTGCCTTTGCTCACCCAGTAGGTCTTCAGGGTCCTGTGGCCAGGGGAACAAAGGAGATGCCACTGCTATCTCCTCTTAGAGGACTTCCTTGATCTCCCGCCTGATGAGGATCCCCACGCTACCTACCAAGTCACTCTGCTTTATTTACATCCTGACATTCATCACTACCTGAAATCCCCCTATGTGGCCATGTCCTATCTCCCGTACGCACttacttattcattcaaaaaacgCTTATTGAGAACCTAATGTGTGCCAGAGTCTGTTCAAGGTGCTAAGTACACGACTGAGTGATGAAATTAGGGAAAGTCTAGCAGATTtattctgtgccaggctctgttctgcGAAAGTCTCCCCGCAAGCCCCTGAAAGAGGgcagtttttttggttttctccttttcctttttttttttttgtttgagatggagtctcgctctgtcgcccgagctggagtgcagtggccggatctcagctcactgcaagctccgcctcccgggtttacgccattctcctgcctcagcctcccgagtagctgggactacaggcgcccaccacctcgcccggctagttttttgtattttttagtagagatggggtttcaccgtgttagccagaatggtcttgatctcctgacctcgtgatccgcccgtctcggcctcccaaagtgctgggattacaggcttgagccacagcgcccagcccctttttcttttttgagacggagtttcactcttgtgtaCTTCAATTATGCATCCCAGCTCTAGTCTCTTCTCTCTGCCACTCTGTGTCTGCTCAAAGGGGACATTTGTTCTGTGAGAGGACAGCCCCTAGACCATCTAGGTTCCAGGAGCCTGTCCAGCGTGTGTTCATTAAACTTTAGACCACACTAAGGACAGTGAAAGAAATGAACAAGCACCAAAGATGAAGACTAGGGGTGATGGGCTTCATGGAActcaagaggagaggaggggTGGCAGGGTGGCCTCTTTAAGCGGACGCAGGAGAGAGACTTGATGAGGAGCCAACTTTAAAGATCAGAGGGAAAACAGTTCTCAGCAGAAGGGTCCTCATGGACAAAGACCCTGAGGCACAT comes from Macaca fascicularis isolate 582-1 chromosome 19, T2T-MFA8v1.1 and encodes:
- the FARSA gene encoding phenylalanine--tRNA ligase alpha subunit, yielding MADGPVAELLLRRLEASDGGLDSAELAAELGMEHQAVVGAVKSLQALGEVIEAELRSTKRWELTAEGEEIAREGSHEARVFRSIPPEGLAQSELMRLPSGKVGFSKAMSNKWIRVDKSAADGPRVFRVVDSMEDEVQRRLQLVQGGQAEKLGEKERSELRKRKLLAEVTLKTYWVSKGSAFSTSISKQETELSPEMISSGSWRDRPFKPYNFLAHGVLPDSGHLHPLLKVRSQFRQIFLEMGFTEMPTDNFIESSFWNFDALFQPQQHPARDQHDTFFLRDPAEALQLPMDYVQRVKRTHSQGGYGSQGYKYTWKLDEARKNLLRTHTTSASARALYRLAQKKPFTPVKYFSIDRVFRNETLDATHLAEFHQIEGVVADHGLTLGHLMGVLREFFTKLGITQLRFKPAYNPYTEPSMEVFSYHQGLKKWVEVGNSGVFRPEMLLPMGLPENVSVIAWGLSLERPTMIKYGINNIRDLVGHKVNLQMVYDSPLCRLDAEPRPPPTQEAA